A genomic segment from Propioniciclava sp. MC1595 encodes:
- a CDS encoding carbohydrate kinase family protein translates to MLGVVGDVVQDVVVWQMEEVRYATDTKSEVMMQRGGSAANVAAFAAPRYPTRFIGCVGDDLGGVVLTTELEQRGVDVRMQVRDTTGMIVVLIDQHGERLMFPSRGASARLEAVDPAWLDDLEILHITAYSFEGGSTAQSVKEAVREVKRRGGKVSMDVSSTGMIDHFGIPAFLDLMVECHPDFISANRDESLYLGLADGETPGPNLVRFADAVLLARQGKHSTNIFQHGKHLASVPVKPVDDVRDMTGAGDAFNAGFLSSYLSNEGDLVASCLAGHALSARVLACPGANEPPFEPQGVDTQKEALA, encoded by the coding sequence ATGCTCGGCGTTGTAGGCGACGTCGTTCAGGACGTCGTTGTGTGGCAGATGGAGGAAGTGCGCTACGCCACCGATACCAAGTCTGAAGTCATGATGCAGCGGGGCGGCTCGGCGGCCAATGTGGCCGCCTTCGCCGCACCGCGGTATCCCACGCGGTTCATCGGGTGCGTTGGTGACGACCTAGGTGGAGTTGTCCTCACCACAGAACTCGAGCAGCGAGGTGTGGATGTCCGGATGCAGGTCCGCGACACGACCGGGATGATCGTCGTCCTTATTGACCAACACGGCGAACGACTGATGTTCCCCAGCCGCGGTGCGAGCGCACGACTCGAGGCGGTGGACCCCGCTTGGCTGGACGACCTTGAGATCCTGCACATCACGGCCTACTCCTTCGAGGGTGGCAGCACCGCCCAGAGCGTGAAGGAAGCAGTGCGTGAGGTGAAGCGTCGCGGCGGCAAGGTGTCCATGGATGTCTCCTCGACCGGCATGATCGACCACTTCGGGATCCCGGCCTTCTTGGACCTCATGGTCGAGTGCCACCCGGACTTCATCTCGGCCAACCGTGACGAAAGCCTCTACCTGGGACTTGCCGATGGGGAAACCCCCGGCCCCAACCTTGTGAGGTTCGCTGACGCGGTCTTGCTGGCTCGTCAAGGCAAGCACTCGACCAACATCTTCCAACACGGCAAACACCTGGCCAGCGTCCCCGTGAAGCCGGTGGACGACGTGCGGGACATGACAGGTGCCGGTGACGCATTCAACGCAGGCTTCTTGTCGTCCTACCTCTCCAACGAAGGAGACCTCGTCGCGAGCTGCTTGGCCGGGCATGCCCTGTCAGCGCGTGTGCTCGCCTGCCCGGGGGCCAATGAGCCCCCCTTCGAACCGCAGGGTGTCGACACCCAGAAGGAGGCGCTGGCATGA
- a CDS encoding MFS transporter: MTTQANVEQNKLPTSAVLPIVLALLVAIFAFQLNASMLSPALATMERELNATTAEIGLTQTAFFTAAALFSLFLPRWGDLIGRRKVLIGMLAITAIGCAISAMAPSVTVLFIGRVIQGVAGPIVPMSLIMLRVEVPNERQYALLMAVLTSINGGIAGVDALAGGWLAANYGFRSIFWVMAVVCAIAVFSVLFFIRESTAEETHPMDWKGVIPLVVALGSTLVALNEAGKLGAANWLLVGALLVVGAIGFVVFWNVEKRVAHPLVSTTYMKQRRTWALLLTTTLTMTGVFAVMNGLIPNLAQDSTVGAGLSADTVSWVTLTPYAFAGLLMGPVAGKLAGRLGYNRVLQIGLIGTAIGLGITMLAANFPHQLLFLFISIFVGITYAGMSNIMLNGLGIVLSPKDNPGYLPGMNSGAFNLGAGLSFAVLFAASTLFTDVAGARAGYMGGIATGAVILVLAFLSSLLIPKPAELDAKEANQP, from the coding sequence ATGACGACACAAGCCAACGTCGAACAGAACAAGCTGCCAACCTCGGCAGTCCTCCCCATCGTCCTGGCGCTGTTGGTGGCGATCTTCGCCTTCCAGCTCAACGCCTCGATGCTGTCACCGGCCCTGGCCACGATGGAACGAGAGCTCAACGCCACGACGGCCGAGATCGGCCTCACCCAAACCGCATTCTTCACCGCGGCGGCGCTGTTCTCGCTCTTCCTTCCGCGTTGGGGTGACCTGATCGGCCGTCGCAAGGTCCTGATCGGGATGTTGGCCATCACCGCGATCGGGTGTGCCATCTCCGCGATGGCCCCCTCGGTCACCGTCCTGTTCATCGGCCGGGTCATTCAGGGTGTTGCCGGCCCGATCGTGCCGATGAGCTTGATCATGCTGCGCGTCGAGGTTCCCAACGAGCGCCAATACGCCCTCCTGATGGCGGTCTTGACCTCCATCAACGGCGGTATCGCTGGCGTCGACGCCCTTGCCGGCGGATGGCTTGCTGCCAACTATGGGTTCCGGTCGATCTTCTGGGTCATGGCTGTGGTCTGCGCCATCGCAGTGTTCTCGGTGCTGTTCTTCATCCGGGAGTCCACCGCTGAGGAGACCCACCCGATGGACTGGAAGGGCGTCATCCCCTTGGTGGTGGCGCTCGGCAGCACGCTCGTGGCCCTCAATGAGGCTGGCAAGCTCGGTGCCGCCAACTGGCTCCTCGTCGGTGCACTCCTGGTCGTGGGTGCCATCGGGTTCGTCGTCTTCTGGAACGTCGAGAAGCGCGTGGCCCACCCGCTGGTGTCGACCACCTACATGAAGCAACGCCGCACGTGGGCACTGCTGCTCACCACGACGTTGACGATGACCGGTGTGTTCGCCGTCATGAACGGGTTGATCCCCAACCTGGCCCAGGACTCAACGGTGGGTGCCGGACTGTCGGCAGACACCGTCTCGTGGGTGACCCTCACCCCGTACGCCTTCGCCGGGCTCCTGATGGGGCCAGTCGCAGGCAAGTTGGCAGGACGCCTCGGCTACAACCGAGTCCTCCAGATCGGCCTGATCGGTACCGCGATCGGCCTGGGCATCACCATGCTCGCGGCCAACTTCCCCCACCAACTGCTGTTCCTGTTCATTTCCATCTTCGTCGGCATCACCTACGCAGGAATGAGCAACATCATGCTGAACGGACTCGGCATCGTCCTGAGCCCCAAGGACAACCCCGGCTATCTCCCTGGCATGAACTCGGGGGCGTTCAACCTCGGTGCCGGCCTCAGCTTCGCGGTGCTGTTCGCCGCATCAACCCTGTTCACCGACGTGGCCGGTGCACGCGCCGGCTACATGGGTGGCATCGCAACCGGCGCGGTCATCCTCGTACTGGCCTTCCTGTCCTCACTCCTCATCCCCAAGCCCGCAGAGCTCGACGCCAAGGAGGCGAACCAACCATGA
- a CDS encoding nucleoside hydrolase, which translates to MTRKTILDCDPGHDDAIAMILAAGNPAIDLLGITTVGGNQTLSKVTHNTLSVARVARMSDVPVHAGCARPLVREVEVAEGIHGHSGLDGVELPEPISQIGSRHAVDYIIDTIMENEPGTVTLVPTGPLTNIALAVRKEPRIAERVQEVVLMGGGYHTGNWSATAEFNIIVDPEAAHIVFNEKWPLTMVGLDLTHQALATPEVEEKIKAIGSECSEFVLGLFAFFRKAYKEAQGFEHPPVHDPCTVAYLIDPTIVTTQKVPLDVELHGELTLGMTVADFRAPAPEGCTTQVAVDLDHERFWNLVIQAIEAVETR; encoded by the coding sequence ATGACCCGAAAGACCATCCTTGACTGTGACCCAGGCCACGACGACGCGATCGCGATGATCCTGGCCGCCGGCAATCCCGCCATCGACCTATTGGGAATCACCACGGTGGGCGGCAACCAAACCCTGAGCAAGGTCACCCACAACACGCTCAGCGTGGCCCGGGTGGCCCGCATGAGCGATGTGCCCGTCCACGCAGGGTGCGCCCGGCCCCTGGTCCGTGAAGTCGAGGTCGCCGAGGGCATCCACGGCCACAGCGGCCTGGATGGCGTCGAGCTACCCGAACCGATCAGCCAGATCGGCTCCCGCCACGCTGTCGACTACATCATCGACACCATCATGGAGAACGAGCCCGGCACGGTCACCCTCGTTCCCACCGGACCGTTGACCAACATCGCCCTCGCGGTCCGCAAGGAACCCCGCATCGCCGAGCGCGTGCAGGAAGTCGTCCTGATGGGCGGCGGCTACCACACCGGGAACTGGAGCGCCACAGCGGAGTTCAACATCATCGTGGACCCCGAGGCCGCCCACATCGTGTTCAACGAGAAGTGGCCGCTCACCATGGTTGGCCTCGACCTGACCCACCAGGCGCTGGCCACCCCCGAGGTGGAGGAGAAGATCAAGGCGATCGGCTCTGAGTGCAGCGAGTTCGTCCTCGGACTGTTCGCCTTCTTCCGCAAGGCCTACAAGGAAGCCCAGGGGTTCGAGCACCCACCGGTCCACGACCCCTGCACCGTGGCGTACCTCATCGACCCCACGATCGTCACCACGCAGAAGGTCCCCCTGGACGTCGAACTCCACGGGGAACTCACCCTCGGCATGACAGTGGCCGACTTCCGCGCGCCCGCGCCCGAAGGCTGCACCACCCAGGTGGCCGTCGACCTCGACCACGAACGCTTCTGGAACCTCGTCATCCAAGCCATCGAAGCCGTCGAGACCCGGTAA
- a CDS encoding ribokinase — protein MNTQTAPKRILVIGSINVDVTIRTQRIPTAGETIHGRGPEIFPGGKGANQAVAAAKLGATVTMAGAVGDDPYADAALQGLTTSGVDLHYLLKVPGPSGMAFITVDDDGNNMIVVTPGANATMNAMRMDQLRTEITTSDLIVLQGEIPIDGLSRAIELANHRVVLNLAPVVDLPSYLLSRADPLIVNEHEGRLALGVMTGTDPDASLSDEDVLQRLIEHGVRSVIMTRGEQGALVADRDGVAAVPSPKVKVVDTTGAGDAFVGATVAALAEGSTLIDAARFAARVGAYACTGRGAQPSYPDSASPLPDQRQGAL, from the coding sequence ATGAACACCCAAACGGCCCCCAAACGGATCCTGGTCATCGGATCCATCAATGTTGATGTCACCATCCGTACGCAACGCATCCCCACCGCCGGCGAAACCATCCACGGTCGAGGCCCAGAAATCTTCCCCGGCGGCAAGGGCGCCAACCAAGCAGTCGCCGCCGCGAAACTCGGCGCAACCGTCACCATGGCCGGGGCCGTTGGCGACGATCCCTACGCCGACGCCGCGCTCCAGGGGCTCACCACCTCCGGCGTCGACCTGCACTACCTGCTGAAAGTCCCCGGACCCAGCGGAATGGCATTCATCACCGTCGACGATGACGGCAACAACATGATCGTTGTCACCCCAGGCGCGAATGCCACCATGAACGCAATGCGAATGGACCAGCTCAGAACAGAGATCACCACATCCGACCTCATCGTCCTCCAAGGAGAAATCCCCATCGACGGCCTCAGCCGAGCCATCGAACTCGCAAACCACCGCGTCGTCCTCAACCTTGCACCAGTCGTAGACCTGCCCAGCTACCTGCTCAGCAGAGCTGACCCACTCATCGTCAACGAGCACGAAGGCAGACTCGCCCTCGGCGTCATGACCGGAACCGATCCCGACGCATCCCTGAGCGACGAGGACGTACTCCAGCGCCTGATCGAGCACGGGGTTCGCTCCGTCATCATGACGCGAGGGGAACAAGGAGCCCTCGTTGCCGACCGCGACGGGGTTGCGGCGGTCCCAAGCCCTAAAGTCAAAGTCGTCGACACCACCGGAGCAGGGGACGCGTTCGTGGGCGCAACCGTTGCAGCTTTGGCCGAGGGAAGCACCCTCATCGATGCGGCCCGATTCGCTGCCCGCGTTGGCGCCTACGCCTGCACCGGACGCGGCGCACAACCCTCCTACCCCGACTCTGCATCACCCCTGCCAGACCAGAGACAAGGAGCACTCTGA
- a CDS encoding transposase — translation MTRKKFSPEFKAEAVRAVIESSRTVAEVARDHGIGSETLRNWVNAYRRDHPDELPEISEPERAELARLRKEVRELKAERDFLGKAAAFFAKEFR, via the coding sequence ATGACCCGGAAGAAGTTCAGCCCGGAATTCAAGGCGGAGGCGGTTCGTGCGGTGATTGAGTCGTCGCGGACTGTTGCCGAGGTCGCGCGTGATCATGGTATCGGCTCGGAAACACTCAGGAATTGGGTGAATGCGTATCGGCGGGACCACCCGGATGAGTTACCGGAGATCAGCGAACCGGAGCGTGCTGAACTGGCACGGTTGCGTAAAGAGGTCCGCGAGTTGAAGGCCGAGCGGGATTTCCTGGGAAAAGCGGCGGCCTTCTTCGCCAAAGAGTTCCGGTGA
- a CDS encoding IS3 family transposase yields MTAKYAFINSEEGNYSIRSMCRWARVSRAGYYEWLNRPVSVTQRWRDELGDFIEVLFADSDATYGYRRIHAALVRAGRPCDPQTVRAIMAERGLVACQPRRSGPRTTIPADAKDLPDLVNRDFTADEPGLKLVGDITYVPTWAGMAFTAFVMLLPRSDDHRAQERGNTASSSSSQGCRSQPWPATQSRSK; encoded by the coding sequence GTGACCGCGAAGTACGCGTTCATCAACAGCGAAGAAGGCAACTACTCGATCCGGAGCATGTGTCGGTGGGCGAGGGTGTCGCGGGCCGGCTACTACGAGTGGCTCAACCGGCCGGTCTCGGTGACCCAGCGGTGGCGCGACGAGCTCGGCGACTTCATCGAGGTCCTGTTCGCCGACTCCGACGCCACCTACGGCTACCGACGGATCCATGCCGCCTTGGTGCGGGCAGGCAGGCCGTGTGACCCGCAGACGGTGCGTGCGATCATGGCCGAGCGCGGCTTGGTGGCTTGTCAGCCGCGCCGCAGCGGGCCCAGGACCACGATCCCGGCTGACGCGAAGGATCTGCCGGATCTGGTCAACAGGGACTTCACCGCCGACGAGCCCGGGCTCAAGCTGGTCGGCGACATCACCTATGTGCCGACCTGGGCGGGCATGGCGTTCACCGCGTTCGTCATGCTCCTCCCGCGGAGCGATGACCACCGCGCTCAGGAACGCGGGAACACGGCCTCCAGCTCGTCCAGCCAGGGCTGCAGGTCCCAGCCCTGGCCCGCCACCCAGTCCCGGTCGAAGTAG
- a CDS encoding PLP-dependent cysteine synthase family protein: MAARTPHLDDLEDLDRHDPALRAWLVESIRRLDADAQRSADTHLVRIPLPERWGIDLYLKDESTHLTGSLKHRLARSLFMYALVNGWLAPGMPVVEASSGSTAVSEAHFARVLGLPFIAVMPRSTSVEKIRLIEAQGGTCHFVDTADEMCAASQRLASELGGHFLDQFTYAERATDWRGHNNIAESILRQMADEPHPVPAWLVVAAGTGGTSATLGRYFRYRRLATRLCVADVENSAFFDGWADHDPGCRVEGSSRIEGIGRPQIEPSFIPAIVDRMIRVPDAASVAGAHFLSERLGRRVGASTGTNLIAVARIVQDMLARGETGSIVTLLCDSGERYGHSYFDRDWVAGQGWDLQPWLDELEAVFPRS; the protein is encoded by the coding sequence ATGGCAGCCCGGACCCCGCACCTGGACGACCTCGAGGACCTCGACCGCCACGACCCCGCCCTGCGCGCGTGGCTGGTCGAGAGCATCCGGCGTCTGGACGCCGACGCCCAGCGTTCGGCCGACACCCACCTGGTGCGCATCCCGCTGCCCGAGCGCTGGGGCATCGACCTCTACCTCAAGGACGAGTCCACCCACCTGACGGGCAGCCTCAAGCACCGACTGGCGCGCTCGCTGTTCATGTATGCCCTCGTCAATGGCTGGCTGGCGCCGGGCATGCCGGTCGTGGAGGCGTCCTCGGGGTCGACCGCGGTGTCGGAGGCGCACTTCGCCCGCGTGCTGGGGCTGCCCTTCATCGCGGTCATGCCGCGCAGCACGAGCGTGGAGAAGATCCGCCTCATCGAGGCCCAGGGCGGGACCTGCCACTTCGTCGACACCGCCGACGAGATGTGCGCCGCGTCGCAACGGTTGGCATCCGAGCTCGGCGGGCACTTCCTGGACCAGTTCACCTACGCCGAGCGCGCCACCGACTGGCGCGGCCACAACAACATCGCCGAGTCGATCCTGCGGCAGATGGCCGACGAGCCGCACCCGGTGCCCGCGTGGCTGGTCGTGGCGGCCGGCACGGGCGGCACCAGCGCGACCCTGGGCCGCTACTTCCGGTACCGCCGCCTCGCCACCCGGCTGTGCGTGGCCGACGTCGAGAACTCGGCGTTCTTCGACGGGTGGGCCGACCACGACCCGGGCTGTCGGGTCGAGGGCTCCAGCCGCATCGAGGGCATCGGACGCCCCCAGATCGAGCCGTCCTTCATCCCGGCCATCGTCGACCGGATGATCCGGGTCCCGGACGCCGCCTCGGTCGCCGGTGCCCACTTCCTCTCCGAGCGCCTCGGACGCCGGGTCGGGGCGTCCACGGGGACGAACCTCATCGCGGTGGCCCGGATCGTGCAGGACATGCTGGCCCGCGGCGAGACCGGCTCGATCGTCACCCTGCTGTGCGACTCCGGCGAGCGGTACGGGCACTCCTACTTCGACCGGGACTGGGTGGCGGGCCAGGGCTGGGACCTGCAGCCCTGGCTGGACGAGCTGGAGGCCGTGTTCCCGCGTTCCTGA
- a CDS encoding beta-galactosidase: MTSWVKWPGGHPRFGYGADYNPDQWDREVWQEDVALMQKAGVTIVSLGIFMWARVEPENGRFDFSPYDELMDLLHAHGIAVCLATGTASPPPWLVRAHPEVLPVDAAGSVLEFGARQSWCPSSRVFMGYATRLARRIAEHYRDHPALAAWHVSNEYGCHNAHCFCPTSANEFRRWLTQRYGTVDELNRAWGTDFWSQRYASFDQVEPPRLAPTFGNPTQALDFARFSSDELLAQYVAEREVLREVTPGVPVTTNFMVGPNTKWMDYWRWGPEQDLVSNDHYLDESSDEPEVVLAFSADLTRGCARGEPWMLMEQSTSAVNWGRVNTPKVPGQLWRNSLAAVARGADSISYFQWRASAAGAEKFHSAMVPHAGPDSRVFREVCQEGARLAGLTPLLGQRSDNRVAVLFDYQSWWASEQDAHPRQDWRYRDAVLAWYEPLWRSNVGVDVVGPDADLGRYDLVVVPGLYLVTDATATAIADAAERGANVVVTSFSGIVDEDDRVRLGGYPGALRDLVGVRSEEFVPLRPGQSVTLSDGSTVSSWAEDLTVVDDATTVVLAYASSPGGLLDGKPAVTVRPAGVGRAWYVSADLAADTQRSLLAQVLSEAGIGPVAPWTGALELVRRGDHVIAINHSDGEAEVEVAGHELLTDTPVGPRLVVPAWQTAVVRIG; encoded by the coding sequence ATGACGTCCTGGGTGAAGTGGCCGGGCGGCCACCCGCGGTTCGGATACGGCGCCGACTACAACCCCGACCAGTGGGACCGCGAGGTCTGGCAGGAGGACGTGGCCCTGATGCAGAAGGCCGGGGTGACCATCGTGTCGCTGGGCATCTTCATGTGGGCGCGGGTCGAGCCGGAGAACGGCCGGTTCGACTTCTCCCCGTACGACGAGCTGATGGACCTGCTCCACGCCCACGGCATCGCGGTCTGCCTCGCGACGGGGACGGCCTCCCCGCCGCCGTGGCTGGTCCGCGCCCACCCGGAGGTGCTCCCCGTCGACGCGGCCGGGAGCGTGCTGGAGTTCGGCGCCCGCCAGTCGTGGTGCCCCTCGTCGCGCGTGTTCATGGGGTACGCCACGCGCCTGGCCCGGCGCATCGCCGAGCACTACCGCGACCACCCCGCGCTCGCCGCCTGGCACGTCAGCAACGAGTACGGGTGCCACAACGCGCACTGCTTCTGCCCCACCTCCGCGAACGAGTTCCGCCGCTGGCTCACCCAGCGGTACGGCACGGTCGACGAGCTCAACCGGGCGTGGGGCACCGACTTCTGGTCGCAGCGCTACGCCTCGTTCGACCAGGTCGAGCCGCCGCGCCTGGCCCCGACGTTCGGCAACCCCACGCAGGCGCTCGACTTCGCGCGCTTCAGCAGCGACGAACTGCTCGCCCAGTACGTCGCCGAGCGGGAGGTCCTGCGGGAGGTGACCCCGGGTGTCCCGGTCACCACTAACTTCATGGTCGGACCCAACACGAAGTGGATGGACTACTGGCGCTGGGGCCCCGAGCAGGACCTGGTCAGCAACGACCACTACCTCGACGAGTCGTCCGACGAGCCCGAGGTCGTCCTCGCCTTCTCCGCCGACCTCACCCGCGGGTGCGCGCGCGGGGAGCCCTGGATGCTGATGGAGCAGTCCACGTCGGCGGTGAACTGGGGCCGGGTCAACACCCCGAAGGTGCCCGGCCAGCTGTGGCGCAACAGCCTCGCCGCCGTGGCGCGCGGGGCCGACTCCATCTCGTACTTCCAGTGGCGGGCGTCCGCGGCCGGGGCGGAGAAGTTCCACTCGGCGATGGTCCCCCACGCGGGCCCGGACTCGCGGGTGTTCCGCGAGGTGTGCCAGGAGGGCGCCCGGCTGGCCGGGCTCACGCCCCTGCTGGGCCAGCGCTCCGACAACCGGGTGGCCGTCCTGTTCGACTACCAGAGCTGGTGGGCGTCCGAGCAGGATGCGCACCCGCGGCAGGACTGGCGCTACCGCGACGCCGTGCTGGCCTGGTACGAGCCCCTGTGGCGGTCGAACGTGGGCGTGGACGTCGTCGGGCCGGACGCCGACCTCGGCCGGTACGACCTCGTCGTGGTGCCCGGGCTGTACCTCGTCACCGACGCCACGGCGACAGCCATCGCGGACGCCGCCGAGCGCGGCGCGAACGTGGTGGTGACGTCGTTCTCGGGGATCGTCGACGAGGACGACCGCGTCCGCCTGGGCGGCTACCCCGGGGCGTTGCGCGACCTCGTGGGCGTCCGGTCGGAGGAGTTCGTGCCGCTGCGGCCGGGGCAGTCCGTCACGCTGTCCGACGGGTCGACCGTCAGCAGCTGGGCGGAGGACCTCACCGTGGTCGACGACGCGACGACGGTCGTCCTGGCCTACGCGTCCAGCCCGGGCGGACTGCTCGACGGCAAGCCGGCCGTCACGGTGCGCCCCGCCGGGGTCGGCCGGGCCTGGTACGTCTCGGCCGACCTCGCCGCCGACACCCAGCGGTCGTTGCTCGCGCAGGTGCTGTCCGAGGCCGGCATCGGCCCGGTGGCCCCGTGGACGGGGGCGCTCGAGCTGGTCCGCCGCGGCGACCACGTGATCGCGATCAACCACTCCGACGGCGAGGCCGAGGTCGAGGTCGCCGGGCACGAGCTCCTCACCGACACCCCCGTCGGCCCGCGCCTGGTCGTCCCTGCCTGGCAGACCGCGGTCGTCCGCATCGGCTGA
- a CDS encoding DUF2510 domain-containing protein produces the protein MPQPGWYADPDGTPERLRWWDGTRWTENVHGGAGSVPPAGGRRRGVWPWVALVLVAGLVVAVGFGLSAGLLGTRETTPGTGVPPVAPSPRPSTPMTVPASPTTQSPLPQLPPVTAAPESPPVQKPEPYPTIPETPPAVDDVCPEPASDAASLTDGQLTLALPDDWTLVDGLTWLTCAQAATSVDQTMSVTLGVSPLPTTSLEEAAHYVWSIALLDAAIPHPLSQTSTPVSVGGLDGWMVTGTVGLHESVDELTVVVVDAGGETPSVVVTLVGTQDVEGRATIDDILNSVGPA, from the coding sequence ATGCCCCAACCCGGCTGGTACGCCGACCCCGACGGGACGCCCGAGCGCCTCCGTTGGTGGGACGGCACCCGGTGGACGGAGAACGTCCACGGCGGTGCCGGGAGCGTTCCCCCGGCGGGTGGCAGGCGCCGCGGCGTGTGGCCCTGGGTGGCCCTCGTGCTGGTCGCCGGGCTGGTGGTGGCCGTCGGGTTCGGCCTCAGCGCCGGGCTGCTCGGCACCCGCGAGACCACGCCGGGGACGGGCGTCCCGCCGGTCGCCCCCTCGCCCCGGCCCTCGACGCCCATGACCGTGCCCGCGTCGCCGACGACGCAGTCGCCCCTCCCCCAGCTCCCGCCGGTCACGGCCGCACCCGAGTCGCCCCCCGTGCAGAAGCCGGAGCCCTACCCCACCATTCCCGAGACCCCGCCGGCGGTGGACGACGTCTGTCCCGAGCCGGCGTCCGACGCCGCGTCGCTGACCGACGGCCAGCTGACGCTGGCGCTGCCCGACGACTGGACCCTCGTCGACGGCCTCACCTGGCTGACCTGCGCGCAGGCCGCCACCTCGGTCGACCAGACGATGTCGGTCACCCTCGGCGTCTCGCCCCTGCCCACCACGAGCCTGGAGGAGGCCGCCCACTACGTGTGGTCGATCGCCCTCCTCGACGCGGCGATCCCGCACCCGCTGTCGCAGACCTCCACCCCGGTCAGCGTCGGCGGCCTCGACGGGTGGATGGTCACCGGCACGGTGGGACTGCACGAGTCGGTCGACGAACTGACGGTCGTGGTCGTGGACGCCGGCGGCGAAACCCCCTCCGTCGTGGTCACCCTCGTGGGCACCCAGGACGTCGAGGGGCGCGCGACGATCGACGACATCCTCAACTCGGTCGGCCCTGCCTGA
- a CDS encoding IS1634 family transposase, giving the protein MAWIRRVRTASGATAVQIAESVGGRRRIVRHVGSAHDEAELGLLMAQASKLLQDDAQGQLDLGLSLPVPWAAMVPAPAETLFGEQVKGPVRRPVVAAPRVLRTSSALLYEALAGVYTDLGFDVLDDEVFRDLVIARVVEPTSLLDVDRVLADLGRTAASLSTRKRTLGRCQDGAYRDQVAKLCFEQARASGDVSLCLYDVTTLHFEAAEEDALRKVGYSKERRVDPQIIVGLLVDRHGFPLEIGCWEGNKAETHTIVPIIEAFAARHEIEDLVVVADAGMLSAANLKALDQAGHTFIVGSKTTKAPIDLASHFRWHGDVFTDGQVIDTLTPKVGKNTDNDTAKRREPVWDPEQHRNSWRAVWSYSAKRFARDNKTLTAQENRARAAIEGDKPARTPRFVKTQTDGLVLDEAALARARRLAGLKGLVTNIPATVLPAAEVISSYADLWHVEHSFRMSKSDLRARPLFARRRDSIEAHLTIVFTALAIGRTVQDRTGLSLRRVLRQLRPLRSATIQANGAIQTLPPALGDDEQAVLDDLKQASSRH; this is encoded by the coding sequence ATGGCGTGGATTCGGCGGGTGCGGACGGCCTCGGGGGCGACCGCGGTGCAGATCGCTGAGTCGGTGGGTGGTCGACGTCGCATCGTGCGGCACGTGGGGTCGGCGCACGATGAGGCCGAGCTTGGGCTGCTGATGGCCCAGGCCAGCAAGCTGCTCCAGGACGATGCCCAGGGGCAGTTGGATCTGGGGCTGTCGCTGCCAGTTCCTTGGGCCGCGATGGTGCCGGCCCCGGCCGAGACGCTGTTCGGGGAGCAGGTCAAGGGCCCGGTGCGGCGCCCGGTGGTGGCCGCGCCTCGTGTGCTGCGAACGTCCTCGGCGTTGCTGTATGAGGCGTTGGCCGGGGTGTACACCGACCTGGGTTTCGACGTCCTGGACGATGAGGTGTTCCGCGACCTGGTCATCGCGCGGGTGGTGGAGCCGACCAGCCTGCTGGACGTGGACCGGGTGCTGGCAGACCTGGGTCGGACCGCGGCCAGCCTGTCGACGCGCAAGCGCACGTTGGGCCGATGCCAGGACGGGGCCTACCGCGACCAGGTCGCCAAACTGTGCTTCGAGCAGGCCCGGGCCAGCGGGGATGTGTCGTTGTGCCTGTACGACGTGACCACGCTGCACTTCGAAGCCGCTGAGGAAGATGCCCTGCGCAAGGTCGGCTACTCCAAGGAACGCCGGGTCGACCCGCAGATCATCGTCGGTCTGCTGGTCGACCGGCACGGTTTCCCGTTGGAGATCGGGTGCTGGGAGGGCAACAAGGCCGAGACGCACACGATCGTGCCGATCATCGAGGCCTTCGCCGCCCGGCACGAGATCGAGGACTTGGTCGTGGTCGCTGACGCCGGGATGCTGTCGGCTGCCAATTTGAAGGCCCTGGATCAGGCCGGGCACACCTTCATCGTCGGGTCCAAGACCACCAAGGCCCCGATCGACCTGGCCTCCCACTTCCGCTGGCACGGGGATGTGTTCACCGACGGCCAGGTCATCGACACCCTGACCCCCAAGGTCGGCAAGAACACCGACAACGACACCGCCAAGCGTCGCGAGCCGGTCTGGGACCCCGAGCAGCACCGCAACTCGTGGCGGGCGGTGTGGTCCTACTCGGCCAAGCGGTTCGCCCGGGACAACAAGACCCTCACCGCCCAGGAGAACCGGGCCCGGGCAGCGATCGAGGGGGACAAACCAGCCCGGACGCCCAGGTTCGTCAAGACACAGACCGACGGACTGGTCCTGGACGAAGCCGCGCTGGCCCGAGCCCGGCGGTTGGCAGGACTCAAAGGCCTGGTCACCAACATCCCGGCCACGGTGCTGCCCGCTGCCGAGGTGATCAGCTCCTATGCCGACCTGTGGCACGTGGAGCACTCCTTCAGGATGTCCAAGAGTGACCTGAGGGCCCGCCCACTGTTCGCCAGACGACGCGACTCCATCGAGGCGCACCTGACCATCGTGTTCACCGCCCTAGCCATCGGCCGCACCGTCCAGGACCGGACCGGCCTGTCGCTACGTCGAGTCCTGCGCCAACTCCGTCCGCTGCGTTCAGCAACGATCCAGGCCAACGGCGCTATCCAGACCCTGCCACCAGCCCTCGGCGACGACGAGCAGGCCGTCCTTGACGACCTCAAACAAGCCAGCTCAAGGCACTAA